The following proteins are co-located in the Telopea speciosissima isolate NSW1024214 ecotype Mountain lineage chromosome 9, Tspe_v1, whole genome shotgun sequence genome:
- the LOC122639176 gene encoding disease resistance protein Roq1-like has product MGGLGKTTIAKAVYNQIFRSFEGSSFLKDVSEEASHGKKGIASLQKQLLQDILKEDCDIRSVSGALIKKRLHRKKILLVLDDVDDGEQLDALAGGCNWFGQGSKVIITTRDDHILDVHKNKIDKDIPIYMPKELDFKNSLQLLSLHAFKRSEPPEDYKQLSHEVVRHVGGLPLALEVLGSFLIGKSKEEWEDTLERLNNIHDDKKFGKSIKSYDDKVFRKLMISYEKLGDPEKTIFLDVACHFIGWKVEEASSLWKACELGPKLAIKELIQKHLLKIEGDDRKLWMHDLLRDMGRRIIMEESYGDPTKRRRLWSHDEIVKVLKKDKETQMVEGILLDQNFKFEAEDVLSCKDFEKMHHLRFLQFKEIDKLYGDFSHLPSTLRWFHWDCYLLKNLPDNFYHEELVHLELSRSGCIKHAWNDAPRNQNKVLSYLEVGLSNSGTFSTVFI; this is encoded by the exons ATGGGTGGCCTCGGAAAGACAACTATTGCAAAAGCTGTTTACAACCAAATCTTTCGAAGCTTTGAAGGGAGTAGCTTTCTTAAAGATGTAAGTGAAGAAGCATCACATGGTAAAAAAGGTATAGCTTCTTTGCAAAAGCAACTTCTTCAAGATATCTTGAAAGAGGATTGTGACATAAGAAGTGTTTCTGGAGCATTGATAAAAAAAAGACTTCatagaaaaaaaatccttcttgttcttgatgatgtggATGATGGTGAACAGCTTGATGCATTGGCTGGTGGATGCAATTGGTTTGGTCAAGGAAGCAAGGTCATAATAACAACTAGAGATGACCATATTTTGGatgtacataaaaataaaattgataaaGATATTCCAATATACATGCCTAAAGAATTGGATTTCAAGAATTCTCTTCAACTCTTAAGTTTGCACGCCTTTAAAAGGAGTGAACCTCCTGAAGATTATAAGCAGCTTTCACATGAAGTGGTACGACATGTTGGAGGGTTACCCTTGGCTCTAGAAGTGttgggttcttttctaattggaaaaagcaaagaagaatgGGAAGATACATTAGAAAGATTGAACAATATTCATGATGACAAGAAGTTTGGAAAGTCAATAAAAAGCTATGATGACAAGGTCTTTCGAAAGTTGATGATAAGTTATGAAAAACTAGGTGATCCTGAGAAAACCATATTTCTTGATGTTGCATGCCATTTCATTGGATGGAAAGTAGAAGAAGCAAGTTCCTTATGGAAAGCCTGTGAGTTGGGTCCAAAATTAGCAATAAAAGAACTCATTCAAAAGCACCTCTTAAAGATTGAAGGTGATGATAGGAAATTGTGGATGCACGATCTACTTCGAGATATGGGAAGGAGAATCATCATGGAAGAGAGCTACGGGGACCCCACCAAACGTCGTAGGTTGTGGTCTCATGATGAGATCGTTAAAGTACTAAAAAAAGACAAG GAAACTCAAATGGTTGAAGGTATCCTCCttgatcaaaattttaaatttgaagcAGAAGACGTTTTAAGCTGTAAAGACTTTGAGAAGATGCACCATTTAAGATTTCTCCAATTTAAAGAAATTGACAAACTTTATGGGGACTTTTCGCATCTTCCTTCTACATTAAGATGGTTCCATTGGGATTGCTATCTTTTGAAAAATCTACCAGATAATTTTTATCATGAGGAATTGGTTCATCTTGAGTTATCTAGAAGTGGTTGTATCAAACATGCTTGGAATGATGCACCTCGAAATCAAAATAAGGTATTGAGTTATCTAGAAGTAGGTTTATCAAACAGTGGAACATTTTCCACTGTTTTCATCTAA